The proteins below are encoded in one region of Paenibacillus sp. YYML68:
- a CDS encoding S-layer homology domain-containing protein produces MKMRSRLQQQLIRLVVAMLLLAQLASGLQPAQLAQAANEDSAVGSQPTKVTRTVTIVQLIEEASAWLVNQGPVTDDWYAYTLGQAGKTIESGYLDAAKERVQSFTGATLPTEYAKLTLGVKAAGGDPQSFAGRNLLEPIYNRTDLAAQGANGVIYGLLALDSGSYTIPTDAVWTKDKLVGWLVQRHIKDQGWALNESDTTAQIDITAAALWALAPYKDRADVAVVVQEAVSWLATRQLDNGDLTVNRTNSNSLAMAVLGLSKQQKDGRQGSFAKPEGSLISALMHYSTGDGGFSYQAGGASDKFSTYQSLLALVAYDTLTGGLSGTYTVPVYTGSTNGKASVFIHVETSEGTMAEGFESARTPLEALQQLAARHSLPVVTMDSPFFDVYAIGGKAKNTSHGNYHYWGFNIKRNGTWTGDWDWKSTQLQPGDELAVMFGPYLGSALLDKIELEPKVPRNKEPFQVKVTQLDGMQSVPAAVYVKVGGQTVWTDAAGIAYFPGGYEATDERIEVTGALVNGFPSVVRGVQELPSLVQVRVEGPAGSLVAKQERASSVYEALQHTVTEHVYTDGMYFGISSVNGIEASGFHWWGFAVKRAGVWASTGGWKDTALQRGDEVLIYYSGMDTQIVHQYALTPSVPKAGQGFTIQVEQASWQGTSKAAGIQVRIGQTTVTTDTYGIAAFSGLPAGMHELVISGYREHDAPLIARWSAQLNVAPNVVTGSGSGEQAPSVSVSVDGGAARGSILSASSTPWQSGDTAYSVLVRALGADRVVSIGSGSSLYVSGIDGLNEFAHGPKSGWLYAVNCSYPSNSASSYALSQGDRVYWKYTVNGGDDVKATELPGCSSGGGSSGPVVGVNIADTAAKLDEELKKLTIRYDHQTPVSAKVATVVVKNGDKAMTKETADRLLQLARSNEVQLQKTVKSSEAAAIIDSQEEVQLIVPASALKEDTTLTVHKEEAGASRPEVLSSIFELGPDGTTFEKPVYVAIKAPLYGKTLDQLALVWLNESTGQWVPIPAVLDAETGIVTGAVNHFTKFAVIDKTKLKTADTNKLSEEVGKALAAVVRYVRQQEDGLTDWEAYGLAVAGEQVPAAYVAGVESLLQEKEGRLRLVTDYERIALGVHAAGGNPRDIAGYDLIDAIVNHQQMTLQGTNGPIFALTVLNEVGHEVETSSLWTREKLLSWLLERQHRDGGWPLAEGDSSSIDITAMALTSLAPHVSKPGVKAAVDRALGWLSTQQRADGGFGLEGTVPSESSAQVVLALSSLGISAEDERFVKAGGSVLSHLLTYQQADGGFAHLKGEPSSDIATEQALLALATYAAREQVTLSAAFTDASSISPWAAGYVQKAVKHGLMNGMDGQRFAPQQSLTRAQFVAIVLRLKGIQPVAAGQATKFDDVEPGSWYAPLVAEAHRQGFIEGMDERRFAPDRQVTREEMAIMLARAYGLTSLSAANLAPFLDIADANASSLAAIQAVQASGYMEGDDRNRFLPQAAVTREMAAAVAVRVLEKQRAS; encoded by the coding sequence ATGAAGATGAGGTCAAGGCTGCAGCAGCAGTTGATCAGGCTCGTGGTTGCGATGCTCCTGCTGGCGCAGCTCGCGAGTGGGCTGCAGCCTGCGCAGCTCGCACAGGCAGCGAATGAGGATTCAGCAGTCGGATCACAGCCGACGAAGGTGACACGTACCGTAACGATTGTCCAGCTGATCGAGGAGGCGTCGGCTTGGCTCGTGAATCAGGGACCCGTGACAGATGACTGGTACGCCTATACGCTCGGTCAGGCGGGCAAGACAATAGAGAGCGGCTACCTGGATGCGGCGAAGGAGCGGGTGCAGTCGTTCACGGGCGCCACGCTGCCGACTGAGTACGCTAAGCTGACGCTCGGTGTGAAGGCGGCTGGAGGCGATCCGCAATCGTTCGCAGGGCGCAATCTGCTGGAGCCAATCTACAATCGTACGGACCTAGCTGCCCAAGGGGCGAACGGTGTCATCTACGGCTTGCTGGCGCTCGATAGCGGCAGCTACACGATTCCGACCGATGCTGTCTGGACGAAGGACAAGCTGGTCGGGTGGCTCGTTCAGCGCCATATTAAGGATCAAGGCTGGGCGTTGAATGAGAGCGATACGACGGCTCAGATTGATATTACGGCTGCAGCGCTCTGGGCGCTCGCCCCGTACAAGGATCGGGCCGACGTAGCAGTCGTAGTTCAGGAGGCGGTGTCTTGGCTAGCCACTAGGCAACTGGATAACGGCGACCTAACTGTAAACCGCACCAACAGCAACAGTCTTGCGATGGCCGTGCTCGGTCTGTCGAAGCAGCAGAAGGACGGACGGCAGGGCAGCTTCGCGAAGCCGGAGGGGAGCTTGATCTCCGCGCTGATGCATTATTCAACGGGAGATGGAGGCTTTTCCTATCAGGCGGGGGGAGCTTCGGACAAGTTCTCGACGTACCAGTCGCTGCTCGCCCTGGTCGCATACGATACGCTGACAGGCGGCTTGAGCGGCACGTATACGGTGCCGGTCTACACAGGCAGCACGAACGGCAAGGCGAGCGTGTTCATTCATGTGGAGACGAGTGAAGGGACGATGGCGGAAGGCTTCGAGTCGGCACGCACGCCGCTTGAGGCGCTGCAGCAGCTGGCGGCGAGACATAGTCTTCCAGTCGTGACAATGGATTCGCCGTTCTTCGATGTGTATGCAATTGGCGGCAAGGCGAAGAACACTAGCCACGGCAATTATCATTATTGGGGCTTCAATATTAAGCGCAACGGCACGTGGACCGGAGACTGGGATTGGAAGTCGACGCAGCTGCAGCCGGGCGATGAGCTGGCGGTGATGTTCGGTCCGTACTTAGGCTCCGCCCTGCTCGACAAGATCGAGCTGGAGCCGAAGGTGCCGAGGAACAAGGAGCCGTTCCAGGTGAAGGTGACGCAGCTAGACGGCATGCAATCTGTTCCGGCTGCGGTGTATGTGAAGGTCGGTGGACAGACGGTATGGACGGATGCTGCGGGCATCGCCTACTTCCCGGGCGGCTATGAGGCGACAGATGAGCGCATCGAGGTAACAGGGGCGCTCGTGAACGGCTTCCCTTCTGTTGTGCGCGGCGTGCAGGAGCTGCCATCTCTCGTGCAGGTGCGCGTAGAGGGGCCTGCTGGGTCGTTGGTCGCGAAGCAAGAACGTGCTTCGAGCGTGTACGAGGCGCTGCAGCATACGGTAACGGAGCATGTTTATACGGACGGTATGTACTTCGGCATAAGCTCGGTGAATGGCATCGAGGCATCGGGCTTCCACTGGTGGGGCTTCGCCGTGAAGCGTGCCGGTGTGTGGGCGTCTACAGGAGGCTGGAAGGATACAGCCTTGCAGCGTGGCGATGAGGTGCTCATCTACTACAGCGGCATGGATACGCAGATCGTGCACCAATATGCGCTCACTCCGAGTGTGCCGAAGGCGGGTCAAGGCTTCACTATTCAGGTGGAGCAAGCGAGCTGGCAGGGTACTTCCAAGGCAGCTGGCATTCAGGTTCGCATCGGGCAGACGACCGTGACGACTGATACGTATGGCATAGCGGCCTTCAGCGGCTTGCCTGCCGGGATGCACGAGCTCGTTATCTCAGGTTATCGGGAGCACGATGCACCGCTCATCGCCCGCTGGAGCGCTCAATTGAATGTTGCGCCGAACGTCGTAACAGGCTCGGGCTCAGGCGAGCAAGCTCCATCGGTCTCTGTCAGTGTGGATGGCGGTGCGGCCCGCGGATCGATATTATCTGCGAGCAGCACGCCATGGCAAAGTGGAGATACCGCGTATTCGGTGCTCGTGCGGGCGCTGGGCGCTGACCGTGTCGTCTCGATTGGCAGCGGCTCAAGCTTGTATGTGAGCGGGATCGACGGCTTGAACGAATTCGCACACGGGCCGAAGAGCGGATGGCTGTATGCCGTCAATTGCTCGTATCCATCCAACAGTGCCAGCAGCTACGCGTTGTCACAGGGAGATCGCGTGTACTGGAAATATACAGTTAACGGCGGCGATGATGTGAAGGCGACAGAGCTGCCGGGCTGCTCGTCCGGTGGAGGGAGTAGCGGTCCAGTCGTCGGCGTCAATATTGCAGATACGGCGGCCAAGCTCGATGAAGAGCTGAAGAAGCTGACCATTCGCTACGATCATCAGACGCCAGTGAGCGCGAAGGTGGCGACGGTCGTCGTGAAGAACGGCGATAAGGCGATGACGAAGGAGACGGCCGACCGTCTGCTGCAGCTGGCCCGTTCGAACGAGGTGCAGCTGCAGAAGACTGTCAAGAGCAGCGAGGCGGCTGCTATTATCGATTCACAGGAAGAGGTGCAGCTTATCGTTCCGGCGAGCGCCTTGAAGGAGGACACGACGCTTACCGTTCACAAGGAGGAGGCAGGTGCCTCCAGACCAGAGGTGCTTTCCTCGATCTTCGAGCTCGGTCCGGACGGCACGACCTTCGAGAAGCCGGTATACGTCGCGATCAAGGCGCCGTTATACGGGAAGACGCTCGATCAGCTCGCGCTAGTGTGGCTGAACGAGTCTACGGGACAATGGGTTCCGATTCCTGCTGTGCTGGATGCCGAGACCGGTATTGTGACGGGAGCGGTGAATCACTTCACGAAGTTCGCGGTTATTGATAAAACAAAGCTGAAGACAGCGGACACGAACAAGCTGTCCGAGGAAGTGGGCAAGGCGCTTGCGGCGGTCGTACGCTACGTGCGGCAGCAGGAGGACGGCTTGACTGACTGGGAGGCCTACGGCCTCGCCGTGGCAGGCGAGCAGGTGCCAGCTGCTTATGTCGCAGGTGTAGAGTCGCTGCTGCAGGAGAAGGAAGGGCGTCTGCGGCTCGTGACCGATTATGAGCGGATTGCACTGGGCGTGCACGCTGCTGGCGGTAATCCGCGTGACATCGCGGGCTACGATCTGATCGATGCGATCGTGAATCATCAGCAGATGACGCTGCAAGGCACGAATGGCCCGATCTTCGCCTTGACAGTGCTGAATGAAGTCGGCCACGAGGTGGAGACGAGCAGCCTGTGGACGCGGGAGAAGCTACTGAGCTGGCTGCTGGAGCGCCAGCACCGAGATGGCGGCTGGCCGCTTGCCGAAGGGGACTCCTCCTCCATTGATATAACGGCAATGGCGCTCACCTCCCTCGCGCCTCATGTATCGAAGCCGGGTGTGAAGGCGGCTGTCGACCGAGCGCTCGGCTGGCTCTCCACGCAGCAGCGTGCCGATGGCGGCTTCGGCCTCGAGGGAACTGTGCCAAGCGAGAGCTCGGCTCAGGTGGTGCTGGCGTTGTCCTCGCTCGGCATCTCGGCTGAAGACGAGCGGTTCGTGAAGGCAGGCGGCTCGGTGCTGAGCCATCTGCTGACGTATCAGCAGGCGGACGGCGGCTTCGCGCACTTGAAGGGTGAGCCGTCGAGCGACATCGCGACCGAGCAGGCATTGCTGGCGCTGGCGACCTATGCGGCTCGCGAGCAGGTCACGCTGTCAGCAGCATTCACGGACGCGTCGAGCATCTCGCCGTGGGCGGCTGGGTACGTGCAGAAGGCTGTGAAGCACGGGCTTATGAACGGTATGGATGGGCAGCGCTTCGCGCCACAGCAGTCGTTGACACGAGCGCAGTTCGTGGCGATCGTGCTTCGGCTGAAGGGAATCCAGCCGGTGGCAGCTGGTCAGGCGACGAAGTTCGACGATGTGGAGCCTGGCAGCTGGTACGCGCCTCTCGTCGCAGAGGCTCACCGTCAAGGCTTCATCGAGGGGATGGATGAGCGCCGCTTCGCTCCTGACCGTCAAGTAACGAGGGAAGAGATGGCCATTATGCTCGCCCGTGCCTACGGGCTGACGTCCTTGTCCGCAGCGAACCTCGCACCGTTCTTGGATATAGCGGATGCGAATGCCAGTTCGCTCGCCGCGATTCAAGCGGTACAGGCGAGCGGTTACATGGAGGGCGATGACCGTAATCGGTTTTTGCCGCAAGCGGCGGTAACGCGCGAGATGGCGGCTGCTGTTGCGGTGCGCGTTCTGGAGAAGCAGAGAGCATCATAG
- a CDS encoding redoxin domain-containing protein: protein MAAVVWRQGVMAVLVLLIGAALVYTLLQSGTEGNAADKVRIGQPAPDFALARLEGVSELKLSDYRGKGVLLLFWATWCEPCEREMPLMNEAYQAGVQGVEVIAVNVGESRGSVAQFAVKHDLSFPIGLDPSGEAVDRFGVLGLPAAFLIDAEGRLVKRLDGELTRTDDIVRLLRQVQPSS from the coding sequence ATGGCTGCTGTAGTCTGGAGACAGGGCGTCATGGCGGTGCTCGTCTTGCTTATTGGCGCGGCGCTCGTCTATACGCTGCTGCAGTCCGGAACCGAGGGGAATGCGGCAGACAAGGTGCGGATCGGTCAGCCCGCGCCTGACTTTGCCTTGGCGCGTCTTGAAGGCGTCAGCGAGCTGAAGCTGTCCGATTATCGGGGCAAGGGAGTGCTGCTCTTGTTCTGGGCGACGTGGTGTGAGCCTTGCGAGAGGGAGATGCCGCTCATGAACGAGGCGTATCAGGCTGGGGTGCAGGGCGTCGAGGTGATTGCCGTGAATGTAGGAGAATCGAGAGGGAGTGTCGCGCAGTTCGCGGTCAAGCACGATCTGAGTTTCCCGATCGGTCTGGACCCGAGCGGCGAGGCCGTAGACCGCTTCGGCGTACTCGGCTTGCCGGCAGCGTTCCTGATCGACGCGGAGGGCAGGCTCGTGAAGCGGCTGGACGGTGAGCTGACCCGGACAGACGATATTGTTCGATTGCTGCGGCAGGTGCAGCCGTCGTCTTAG